In Humulus lupulus chromosome 6, drHumLupu1.1, whole genome shotgun sequence, a single genomic region encodes these proteins:
- the LOC133785499 gene encoding uncharacterized protein LOC133785499 yields MAATETLEVDLILNRALNEFTSAMLALTIGRIHLGAITEQARTLEQWHEDELKVVEAKHAEQLAMVVEEKAKLAKELEEKHRSLEKVREQRDQFKESNRFNLRASQQLEVDLAASRQETTTLEGWIEELEKANADNLERYKNATLQCFFDFWRHNQGANFDYLPENARDAELARCAALLVEEERSRVLASPEISLAAGMDGADNEAGGVVDQNLPQDPPARQNP; encoded by the exons atggctgctacAGAGACGTTGGAAGTTGACCTGATCCTGAACCGCGCCCtgaacgagttcaccagt GCCATGCTGGCCCTCACTATCGGCCGAATCCACTTGGGTGCTATCACCGAGCAGGCCAGAACTTTGGAGCAATGGCATGAGGATGAACTTAAAGTTGTCGAGGCCAAACATGCTGAACAGCTGGCCATGGTGGTTGAGGAAAAGGCcaaactggctaaggagttggaggagaagcataGGTCTTTGGAGAAAGTTcgcgagcagagggaccaatttAAGGAGTCCAACCGCTTTAACTTACGCGCATCCCAACAGCTTGAGGTGGACTTGGCCGCGAGCAGGCAGGAGACCACAACTCTGGAGGGTTGGATTGAGGAGTTGGAGAAGGCCAACGCCGACaacttggaaaggtataagaatgccaCTCTTCAATGCTTCTTTGATTTCTGGaggcacaatcagggtgccaactttgactaccttcccgAGAATGCGAGAGATGCCGAACTTGCTCGCTGCGCTGCTCTGTTGGTTGAGGAAGAAAGATCAAGGGTTCTTGCTTCCCCTGAAATCTCGCTGGCCGCCGGGATGGATGGGGCAGACAATGAGGCTGGAGGCGTTGTCGATCAGAACCTTCCCCAAGATCCTCCAGCTCGTCAAAATCCTTGA